A window of Micrococcus endophyticus contains these coding sequences:
- the gabT gene encoding 4-aminobutyrate--2-oxoglutarate transaminase: protein MSSTPDLEQSRHLATALPGPRSQALAERQKAAVPAGVATTMPVYAARAAGGILEDVDGNRLIDLASGIAVTSVGAAHPRVVAAVQEQVAQFTHTSFMITPYEGYVAVAEQLDRTAPISGQTRTALFNSGAEAVENAVKVARSYTGKQAVAAFDHAYHGRTTLTMALTAKNMPYKHHFGPFAPEIYRVPGSYPLRDGLSGAEAAQHAISALEKQIGAENLAAVIMEPIQGEGGFIVPAEGFLPAVVEWCKANDVLFIADEVQSGVARTGSWFACEAEGVEPDLMTTAKGIAGGMPLSGVTGRAEVMDSVHPGGLGGTYGGNPVATAAALAVFEAIEDEDLLAKATRIEQVIREHFDQNADDRIAEVRGRGAMMAIELVEPGTREPDAALTAAVAAAVRATGVILLTCGTYGNVIRFLPPLTIGEDLLKEGLSEVTKALQSA, encoded by the coding sequence GTGTCCTCGACCCCCGACCTCGAGCAGAGCCGTCACCTCGCCACCGCGCTGCCCGGCCCCCGCTCCCAGGCCCTCGCCGAGCGCCAGAAGGCGGCCGTGCCCGCCGGCGTCGCCACCACCATGCCCGTCTACGCCGCGCGCGCCGCCGGGGGCATCCTCGAGGACGTGGACGGCAACCGCCTGATCGACCTGGCCTCCGGCATCGCCGTGACTTCCGTGGGCGCCGCCCACCCGCGCGTCGTGGCCGCCGTCCAGGAGCAGGTCGCGCAGTTCACCCACACCTCCTTCATGATCACCCCCTACGAGGGCTACGTGGCCGTGGCCGAGCAGCTGGACCGCACCGCGCCGATCTCCGGGCAGACCCGCACCGCCCTGTTCAACTCCGGCGCCGAGGCCGTGGAGAACGCCGTCAAGGTCGCCCGCTCCTACACCGGCAAGCAGGCCGTGGCCGCCTTCGACCACGCCTACCACGGCCGCACCACCCTCACCATGGCGCTGACCGCCAAGAACATGCCGTACAAGCACCACTTCGGCCCGTTCGCCCCCGAGATCTACCGCGTCCCCGGTTCCTACCCGCTGCGGGACGGCCTGTCCGGCGCCGAGGCGGCGCAGCACGCCATCTCCGCGCTGGAGAAGCAGATCGGCGCGGAGAACCTGGCCGCCGTCATCATGGAGCCCATCCAGGGCGAGGGCGGGTTCATCGTCCCCGCCGAGGGCTTCCTGCCCGCCGTCGTCGAGTGGTGCAAGGCCAACGACGTCCTGTTCATCGCGGACGAGGTCCAGTCCGGCGTCGCCCGCACCGGCTCCTGGTTCGCGTGCGAGGCCGAGGGCGTGGAGCCGGACCTGATGACCACCGCCAAGGGCATCGCCGGCGGCATGCCGCTCTCCGGCGTCACCGGCCGCGCCGAGGTGATGGACTCCGTGCACCCGGGCGGCCTCGGGGGCACCTACGGCGGCAACCCCGTCGCCACGGCGGCGGCGCTCGCCGTGTTCGAGGCGATCGAGGACGAGGACCTGCTGGCCAAGGCCACCCGCATCGAGCAGGTCATCCGCGAGCACTTCGATCAGAACGCCGACGACCGCATCGCCGAGGTCCGCGGCCGCGGCGCGATGATGGCGATCGAGCTCGTGGAGCCCGGCACCCGCGAGCCGGACGCGGCGCTGACCGCCGCCGTCGCCGCCGCCGTGCGCGCCACCGGCGTCATCCT